The window ATACCGCTGATTATTTCGAGGTGCAAAGAGGCCCCAGCCGAGGCGTCAAGCCTGATCGCGGAGTCGCTGGTGTACTTTGACGATCCCGAGGGACAGAAAGCCGTAGACCGTTTCATTCCGAAGGAAAAGGCGAAGCTACTACGGGATGCAAGATCGGCAGGAGAGGGCCCGTTGCACGCCAGATAGCGTGTGAGATGGAGCGCGGCGCGCGAAAGAACATGTAGCCCACGGCGTAAGCCGTGGTGGCAGCCGCGCCGAATACCCTTGACACCCATTAACTAATTACTTACAATGTATGTTAGCTGGATAGTTCAGCTACATATCCGGGGCCGCAAGGGAGGGCGACCACCTTGCGGCCCTTTGCTTTGCTTCTAAACCACTACAGGTTGTGGTATATGTGGCCATCGCTCCTTGACAACGCAATATGTTTGGTATTCCAGAAAACTCGGACGTAAGCTATTGATTATACACAAAGCATCCACGGTAACCGTCGAATTTCCACGGTATACCGTGCGTAAGCTTCTGATTCCGTTACAGGGCAGGGGGAGGGGGGTATATAACCCGACTAAGGTTTACCGATTAGTAATAATATCGGTGCTGTCCCCGTGGCATCTCACCTCAGCGTGGCGCGAGCGTTGACGAGGTTCTCTTCCATGTCCAGGCTGAGCTGGAAGTTAAGGCGCTTACAGATGGCACGCATCTCGCGGTTGACGCCGAGCATGGTGGAAACGACGTACTGGAGCTTTTCGTCCTTGGCGATTTGCATGAGGCGGCTGACCAGTTCGGTGCCCAGGCCCTTGTGCTGGAATTCGTCGCGAACCAGGACGGCGATTTCCGCCTCGTTGCGGCCGTGCAACTTGCTGAGGCGTCCCACCGCCAGGATTTCGCCGTGACCGTCGGGATGCTTGAGTTCGGTGACCAGCGCCATTTCGCGGTCATAGTCAATGAAGCAGATTCGGGTCAGGCGCTCATGCGCGGTGCGCTGCGTCAGCTTGAGCGGCTGGAAGTAGCGCAGGTATACGCTGCGGTCGGAGAGACGGCTGTGGAAGTCGATCATCAGCGGCTCGTCTTCGGGGCGAATGGGCCGGATGGTGACCTTGACGCCGTCCTTCATGGTGCATTCGCCGACGTATTGCTGCGGATAGGGACGGATTACCGGGCGCGGAAGCTGCTCTTCGCGCATGTCGGCAGGATGCAGGACAACGCGCGCGTCGAGCGCTATCAGCCGATCGCCGCCGGCAAGCAGCGGATTGATGTCAATTTCCTTGATCCAGGGCTGCTCCACCACCAGCCGGCTGAAATTCACCAGCAGCGTTTCCAGGCCCGGGAGGTCGGCGCCGGGTAGGCCGCGCACGCCCTGCAGGGCTTTGAAAATCCGGGTCTGCTCCATCATGCGGCGGGCCAGCGTGGTGTTGAGCGGAGGGAGGGCGAGGGCGCGGTCGCGCTCGATTTCGACCAACAGGCCGCCCCGCCCGAACAGCAGCACCGGGCCGAACTGCGGGTCGATACTGCTGCCGAGGATGAGCTCGTACCCGTCGCGCGCAATCATGGGCTGCACGGTCACGCCGAGAAAATGCTCGCCGCCGGCACTGGCGCGGACATTGTCCTCGATCTTGTGGAAGGCGGCGCGGACGGCGGCCGCATCCTTGAGATTGAGCTGCACACCGCCGACGTCGGTCTTGTGCGTGATGGTGTACGAGTGCAACTTCAGCACGACTGGGTAAGCGATCGCCTCGGCATGGGTCACGGCTTCGTCGGCGCTGGTGGCGACTCGAGTTTCGACGGTGGGAATGAAGTAGGCGGCTAAGAGCTGTTTGGATTCGGCTTCGGAAAGCAAGGAGCGTGTTTCCTGACGCGCTTTCTGGATCAGTTGAGCGACGGTGTTGCGATCTGGCTCGCGCTCGGTCTGGCTGCGCAGCACCGGAGTTTCATAGAGCCCGCGCAGGTTGTAACTGTAGCGCCACATGAAGGTGAAGGCGCGCGTGGCGGTATCGGGAAACTGGAAGGTCGGAATGCCACCGCGGTTGAGGATTTCGTTGGCCGCGACGATCTCCGCGCCCCCCATGAAACAAGCAAGGATCGGCTTTCCGGTCGTGTTGGCATAGGGCTTAAGCAGTTCGGCAATTTTGGTCGGCTCGGCCAGGCCTTGCGGCGCGGTCAGGAC is drawn from Terriglobia bacterium and contains these coding sequences:
- a CDS encoding bifunctional acetate--CoA ligase family protein/GNAT family N-acetyltransferase, which encodes MDQVAQPAIRLSTTDKAHDVLRTESQPLDALFHPKTVAIIGATERPGSIGRRVLWALLSSPFGGVVFPVSKDRPSVLGIKAYPYVAAVPESVDMAVIATPAITVPGIIGECVQAGVKTAVVISAGFKEHGEAGLELERQIADRIQGTGLRVVGPNCLGVMNPLIGLNATFSQQIARPGNVAFLSQSGALCTAILDWSFSEMVGFSAFVSVGSMIDVGWGDLIDYLGNDSRTQSILIYMESIGDARKFLSAAREVSLNKPIIVIKAGRTEAAAKAAASHTGAMVGSDEVFDAVFRRSGVLRVNAISDIFYMSEVLAKQPRPRGPRLAILTNAGGPGVLAADGVAYQGGELAELSAETHAELNKILPPHWSHGNPVDILGDAGPDRYGQALEIVLKDPNADGVLVLTAPQGLAEPTKIAELLKPYANTTGKPILACFMGGAEIVAANEILNRGGIPTFQFPDTATRAFTFMWRYSYNLRGLYETPVLRSQTEREPDRNTVAQLIQKARQETRSLLSEAESKQLLAAYFIPTVETRVATSADEAVTHAEAIAYPVVLKLHSYTITHKTDVGGVQLNLKDAAAVRAAFHKIEDNVRASAGGEHFLGVTVQPMIARDGYELILGSSIDPQFGPVLLFGRGGLLVEIERDRALALPPLNTTLARRMMEQTRIFKALQGVRGLPGADLPGLETLLVNFSRLVVEQPWIKEIDINPLLAGGDRLIALDARVVLHPADMREEQLPRPVIRPYPQQYVGECTMKDGVKVTIRPIRPEDEPLMIDFHSRLSDRSVYLRYFQPLKLTQRTAHERLTRICFIDYDREMALVTELKHPDGHGEILAVGRLSKLHGRNEAEIAVLVRDEFQHKGLGTELVSRLMQIAKDEKLQYVVSTMLGVNREMRAICKRLNFQLSLDMEENLVNARATLR